A single region of the Streptomyces sp. AM 4-1-1 genome encodes:
- a CDS encoding YciI family protein, translating to MAKYLLLKHYRGAPASVNDVPMDRWTPEEISAHMRYMHDFAARLEETGEFVDGQALAPEGTFVRYDGEGRPPVTDGPFAETKDLIAGWMVIDVDSYERAVELAGELSAAPGAGGKPIHEWLELRPFLAAPPTITE from the coding sequence ATGGCCAAGTACCTGCTGCTCAAGCACTACCGTGGCGCCCCGGCTTCGGTCAACGACGTGCCCATGGACCGGTGGACGCCGGAGGAGATCTCGGCCCACATGCGGTACATGCACGACTTCGCGGCCCGGCTTGAGGAGACCGGCGAGTTCGTCGACGGTCAGGCGCTCGCCCCTGAGGGAACGTTCGTCCGGTACGACGGCGAGGGCCGTCCGCCGGTCACCGACGGCCCGTTCGCCGAGACCAAGGACCTCATCGCTGGCTGGATGGTGATCGACGTCGACAGCTACGAGCGCGCCGTCGAGCTGGCCGGAGAGCTGTCGGCCGCTCCCGGTGCGGGCGGGAAGCCGATCCACGAATGGCTCGAACTGCGCCCGTTCCTGGCCGCACCGCCCACCATCACGGAGTGA
- a CDS encoding response regulator transcription factor, whose product MRIVIAEDNALLREGIILLLTSSGHEVVADAAAGPEVLPALLEHRPDIAVLDVRLPPTFRDEGLRAALAARAQLPDLPILVLSQYVEETYAAELLAQGAQGIGYLLKDRVGRVDQFLQALDRVAAGGTALDPEVVTQLLTRKASARPLQSLTAREREVLEHMAQGKANATIAGELFVTERAVSKHIGSIFAKLGLEPDDGTVHRRVLAVLAYLEGKGER is encoded by the coding sequence GTGCGGATCGTGATCGCCGAGGACAACGCCCTGCTGCGGGAGGGCATCATCCTGCTGCTCACCAGCTCCGGCCACGAGGTGGTGGCCGACGCGGCGGCCGGCCCCGAGGTGCTGCCCGCCCTGCTGGAGCACCGCCCGGACATCGCCGTCCTCGACGTACGGCTGCCGCCGACCTTCCGGGACGAGGGGCTGCGCGCCGCGCTCGCCGCCCGCGCCCAACTGCCCGACCTGCCGATCCTGGTCCTGTCGCAGTACGTCGAGGAGACCTACGCCGCCGAACTGCTGGCCCAGGGCGCGCAGGGCATCGGCTATCTGCTGAAGGACCGGGTGGGCCGGGTCGACCAGTTCCTCCAGGCCCTGGACCGGGTGGCGGCGGGCGGCACCGCGCTCGACCCGGAAGTGGTGACCCAACTGCTGACCCGCAAAGCCTCGGCCCGCCCCCTCCAGAGCCTCACGGCCCGCGAACGCGAAGTGCTGGAACACATGGCCCAGGGCAAGGCCAACGCCACCATCGCGGGCGAACTCTTCGTCACCGAACGGGCGGTGAGCAAGCACATCGGCTCCATCTTCGCCAAGCTCGGCCTGGAACCGGACGACGGAACCGTGCACCGCAGGGTGCTCGCGGTGCTGGCCTACCTGGAGGGCAAGGGCGAGCGCTGA
- a CDS encoding DUF397 domain-containing protein → MTTDSPRWFKSSYSSNGGQCIEVAANLVVSRGVVPVRDSKAPGGPVLSFPADTFASFVAGVKAGGFGIV, encoded by the coding sequence GTGACGACCGATTCCCCCCGTTGGTTCAAGTCCTCTTACAGCAGCAACGGCGGCCAGTGCATCGAGGTCGCCGCCAACCTCGTCGTCTCGCGCGGCGTGGTTCCCGTCCGTGACTCCAAGGCCCCGGGCGGTCCGGTTCTGAGCTTCCCCGCCGACACGTTCGCCTCGTTCGTGGCGGGCGTCAAGGCCGGCGGGTTCGGCATCGTCTGA
- a CDS encoding sensor histidine kinase: protein MSPTPAPTPLTAAVRRSWDASYYLFVGIPVALCTYLCAFLVVVVLMFAALVIGLPALPEAAKLLRRFAEFERRRASARLGVPFAPTPYPPLDEGGTVERARLVLTDPTTWRDVIWLPAQTLMGNVLGYAALVLWPIGLLVDGVVLSVAHLLDRRAVDEYGTPPPRRQGWVLRWHPVLADLSANWTRSLLRPTHPEGLAERITQLTESRAGAVEAHGAELRRIERDLHDGAQARIVALSMRIGLAKQLLDRDPDLARARLEEAQDGADAALAELRHVVRGIHPPVLTDRGLAGAVRALAADVSVPVEVELDGIEDGRRLPAAIEAAAYFVLAEALTNISKHSGATTATVRIDRATGALRVAIGDDGHGGADERAGSGLVGIRRRVAALDGTTRISSPAGGPTYIEVELPCGS from the coding sequence ATGAGCCCCACCCCCGCCCCCACCCCGCTGACCGCCGCCGTCCGGCGGTCCTGGGACGCCTCGTACTACCTCTTCGTCGGCATCCCGGTGGCCCTGTGCACCTATCTGTGCGCGTTCCTGGTGGTCGTGGTGCTGATGTTCGCCGCGTTGGTCATCGGGCTGCCCGCCCTGCCCGAGGCCGCGAAGCTGCTCAGGAGGTTCGCGGAGTTCGAGCGCCGCAGGGCCTCGGCGCGGCTCGGGGTGCCGTTCGCCCCGACCCCGTACCCGCCCCTGGACGAGGGCGGAACGGTCGAGCGGGCCCGACTCGTCCTCACCGACCCCACGACCTGGCGCGACGTCATCTGGCTGCCCGCCCAGACCCTCATGGGCAACGTCCTCGGCTACGCCGCCCTGGTGCTCTGGCCGATCGGGCTGCTCGTCGACGGCGTGGTGCTCTCCGTCGCCCACCTCCTGGACCGGCGGGCCGTCGACGAGTACGGCACACCACCGCCCCGGCGGCAGGGCTGGGTACTGCGCTGGCACCCCGTGCTCGCCGATCTGTCCGCGAACTGGACCCGGTCGCTCCTCAGGCCCACCCACCCCGAAGGACTCGCCGAGCGGATCACCCAGCTGACCGAGAGCCGCGCCGGAGCGGTCGAGGCGCACGGCGCCGAACTCCGCCGCATCGAACGCGACCTGCACGACGGCGCCCAGGCCAGGATCGTCGCCCTGTCCATGCGGATCGGCCTCGCCAAGCAACTGCTCGACCGGGACCCGGACCTGGCCCGCGCCCGCCTCGAAGAGGCCCAGGACGGCGCCGACGCGGCCCTCGCCGAGCTGCGGCACGTGGTGCGCGGCATCCACCCACCGGTCCTGACGGACCGTGGACTCGCGGGCGCCGTACGGGCGTTGGCCGCCGACGTGAGCGTGCCGGTCGAGGTGGAACTGGACGGGATCGAGGACGGGCGGCGGCTGCCCGCCGCGATCGAGGCCGCCGCCTACTTCGTACTCGCCGAAGCACTCACCAACATCAGCAAGCACAGCGGTGCCACGACCGCCACCGTACGGATCGACCGGGCCACCGGCGCACTGCGCGTGGCCATCGGCGACGATGGGCACGGCGGCGCGGACGAACGCGCCGGCAGCGGGCTGGTGGGAATCAGACGGCGGGTCGCCGCCCTGGACGGCACCACCCGGATCAGCAGCCCCGCCGGGGGGCCGACGTACATCGAAGTGGAGCTGCCGTGCGGATCGTGA
- a CDS encoding ABC transporter ATP-binding protein: MDTTVRTVTAVRAPALALESVSRRYGRRGSGEEAMALDSVSCEIPAGNFTAVVGPSGSGKSTFLQCAAGLDRPTAGTVRVGGTDLGALSEAALTRLRRDRIGFVFQSHALNLVPSLSIEENVVLPLVLAGADPAGADVLARGRDLLARVGLAGRGSGGPGTLSGGQQQRVAVARALVTEPDVIFADEPTASLDPESAALVLGLLRDAVRVDGRTVVMVTHDPSAASWADTVLTMDGGRLR, translated from the coding sequence GTGGACACAACGGTGCGGACAGTCACGGCGGTACGGGCCCCGGCGCTCGCCCTGGAGTCGGTGAGCCGGCGCTACGGGCGGCGCGGCAGCGGTGAGGAGGCGATGGCGCTGGATTCCGTCAGCTGCGAGATCCCGGCCGGAAACTTCACCGCCGTGGTGGGACCTTCGGGGTCGGGCAAGAGCACGTTCCTCCAGTGCGCGGCGGGTCTCGACCGGCCGACGGCGGGGACGGTACGGGTCGGCGGCACCGATCTCGGTGCGCTCAGCGAGGCGGCGCTGACGCGACTGCGCCGGGACCGGATCGGCTTCGTGTTCCAGTCGCACGCGCTGAATCTGGTGCCCTCGCTGAGCATCGAGGAGAACGTCGTGCTGCCGCTGGTGCTCGCCGGGGCCGATCCGGCGGGCGCCGATGTGCTGGCGCGCGGCCGGGACCTGCTGGCGCGGGTCGGTCTGGCGGGCCGGGGTTCCGGTGGACCGGGGACCCTCTCGGGCGGTCAGCAGCAGCGGGTCGCGGTGGCGCGGGCGCTGGTGACCGAACCCGATGTGATCTTCGCGGACGAGCCCACGGCGTCCCTGGACCCGGAGTCGGCGGCGCTGGTGCTCGGTCTGCTGCGGGACGCGGTCCGGGTCGACGGCCGTACGGTGGTCATGGTCACCCATGACCCGTCGGCGGCGAGCTGGGCGGACACCGTCCTGACGATGGACGGCGGTCGGCTGCGATGA
- a CDS encoding nucleoside/nucleotide kinase family protein — MDDTSDLGALPDRARRLITPGAPGHRRVLGIAGPPGAGKSTLAVRLVDALEGLAVLVPMDGFHLAQAELSRLGRGHRKGAPDTFDAHGYTALLRRLRAPDEPGPVYAPAFDRSLEEPIAGSIAVPPDTPLVITEGNYLLYEEGPWAAVRGLLDEVWFLAPDPAVRTRWLVDRHVRYGKDRAEAERWVAESDEANARLVERGRDRADLLVHPGLY, encoded by the coding sequence ATGGACGACACGAGCGACCTCGGCGCACTGCCGGACCGGGCCCGCCGCCTCATCACACCCGGCGCCCCCGGCCACCGCCGCGTCCTCGGTATCGCGGGTCCGCCCGGAGCGGGCAAGTCCACCCTGGCCGTCCGGCTCGTCGACGCCCTCGAAGGGCTCGCCGTCCTCGTCCCCATGGACGGCTTCCACCTGGCCCAGGCCGAACTGAGCCGCCTCGGCCGCGGTCACCGCAAGGGCGCTCCCGACACGTTCGACGCCCACGGCTACACCGCGCTGCTCCGCAGACTGCGCGCCCCCGACGAGCCCGGCCCCGTCTACGCCCCCGCGTTCGACCGGTCCCTGGAGGAGCCGATCGCCGGGAGCATCGCCGTACCGCCCGACACACCGCTCGTCATCACGGAGGGCAACTACCTCCTGTACGAGGAGGGCCCCTGGGCCGCCGTACGAGGGTTGCTCGACGAGGTGTGGTTCCTGGCGCCCGACCCCGCCGTACGGACCCGGTGGCTGGTGGACCGGCATGTGCGGTACGGCAAGGACCGTGCCGAAGCGGAACGCTGGGTGGCCGAGTCCGACGAGGCCAACGCCCGGCTTGTCGAGCGGGGCCGGGACCGCGCCGACCTTCTCGTACACCCCGGCCTGTACTGA
- a CDS encoding methyltransferase type 11 produces the protein MDWKRRAQELADRVTDPDSRWRDAVASVPRHELIPRWWDMDDSGGWVLREGANDSHAWAKAAYGDRSLVTRVGALHADHANPGDRPDGAPTSSATLPSLVVRMLRHGRPGPGLSLLDLGTGAGGLAAYASRRLRDGSVTSLDVDPYLTDAAGARLADMGLHPELITADATEHVPGLYERIVSTVGLPTGPGLRPTLAALVPGGRIATTLGRTCLIVTGWKHTNGDVIGQVERDTAGFMLTRSGDDHPPTLSDLLALARDTRGEETSTGRYPVVDVANAWELRSMLEVTTPGVEHVYEQHGRHRTACLVHPDGSWARATAERTDPPEVHQGGPQRLWTALERTRNRLNAEGSLPLLGARVHITPDGICHLSGGNWHATMGSGNGDDNQ, from the coding sequence ATGGACTGGAAGAGGCGGGCGCAAGAACTCGCCGACCGGGTGACGGACCCGGACTCTCGGTGGCGCGACGCTGTGGCGAGCGTGCCCCGTCATGAACTGATCCCGCGTTGGTGGGACATGGACGACTCGGGCGGATGGGTTCTGCGCGAGGGCGCGAACGACTCACACGCATGGGCCAAGGCGGCCTATGGCGACCGGTCGTTGGTCACCAGGGTCGGCGCTCTGCACGCCGACCACGCGAATCCCGGCGACCGGCCCGACGGGGCACCCACGTCGTCCGCCACGCTGCCGAGCCTGGTCGTACGCATGCTCCGGCACGGGCGACCGGGTCCGGGGCTCTCGCTCCTGGACCTGGGCACCGGAGCCGGCGGACTCGCCGCGTACGCGTCCCGAAGGTTGAGGGACGGGAGTGTCACGAGCCTGGACGTGGACCCCTACCTGACCGACGCGGCGGGTGCACGCCTCGCCGACATGGGTCTGCACCCCGAACTCATCACTGCGGACGCGACCGAACACGTACCGGGCCTGTACGAGCGGATCGTGTCCACGGTAGGGCTGCCCACTGGCCCGGGGCTCCGACCGACCCTTGCCGCACTGGTACCGGGCGGCCGGATCGCGACGACGCTGGGGCGGACCTGTCTGATCGTCACGGGCTGGAAGCACACCAACGGGGACGTGATCGGACAGGTGGAGCGCGACACCGCCGGATTCATGCTCACCCGATCCGGCGACGACCACCCGCCCACCCTCTCCGATCTGCTCGCCCTCGCCCGGGACACCCGGGGAGAGGAGACGAGCACAGGCCGCTACCCGGTGGTGGACGTGGCGAACGCCTGGGAACTGCGCTCCATGCTGGAAGTCACCACACCCGGTGTGGAGCACGTATACGAACAGCACGGCCGGCACCGGACCGCCTGTCTGGTCCACCCGGACGGTTCATGGGCCCGAGCCACCGCCGAACGGACCGACCCACCGGAAGTCCACCAGGGCGGACCACAACGACTTTGGACAGCCCTGGAACGCACCCGCAACCGCCTGAACGCAGAAGGCTCTCTGCCCCTGCTGGGCGCACGTGTCCACATCACGCCTGACGGGATATGTCACCTCTCAGGCGGAAACTGGCACGCCACGATGGGCAGCGGCAATGGCGACGACAACCAATAG
- a CDS encoding aminopeptidase P family protein — MDRAARAAADAGLAGLLIAPGPDLVHLTGYRPTATTERLTLLVLTPGQEPVLVVPTLEAPDAERAVGAPALTLRDWTDGKDPYAATAPLLQGRGRYGVSDNAWAMHLLALQQALPHTTYASLTEALPMLRAVKDAPELERLAAAGAAADATYGEILKVRFSGRGETEVAADLAGLLLEFGHSQVDFTVVGSGPNGADPHHEAGDRTIERGDMVVLDFGGLMHGYGSDTSRTVHVGEPTAEEQRVHDIVREAQDAGCRAVRPGVPCQDVDRAARTVIAEAGYGERFIHRTGHGIGVTTHEPPYMIEGEEQPLVPGMCFSVEPGIYLPGRFGVRIEDIVTVTEDGGRRLNGTARELAVVE, encoded by the coding sequence ATGGACCGCGCCGCGCGGGCCGCCGCCGACGCAGGGCTCGCAGGGCTGCTCATCGCACCGGGGCCCGACCTGGTCCACCTCACCGGCTACCGGCCGACCGCCACCACCGAACGCCTCACCCTCCTCGTCCTCACACCCGGCCAGGAACCCGTCCTCGTCGTCCCGACCCTGGAGGCACCGGACGCCGAACGGGCCGTCGGAGCCCCCGCCCTCACCCTGCGCGACTGGACCGACGGCAAGGACCCGTACGCCGCGACCGCCCCGCTGCTCCAGGGCCGGGGGCGGTACGGAGTCAGCGACAACGCCTGGGCCATGCATCTGCTCGCCCTGCAACAGGCGCTCCCGCACACGACGTACGCCTCCCTCACCGAGGCCCTGCCGATGCTCCGCGCGGTGAAGGACGCCCCCGAACTCGAACGCCTCGCCGCCGCGGGGGCCGCCGCCGACGCCACGTACGGCGAGATCCTGAAGGTCCGCTTCTCCGGGCGCGGGGAGACCGAGGTCGCCGCCGATCTGGCCGGGCTGCTCCTGGAGTTCGGGCACTCGCAGGTCGACTTCACGGTGGTCGGCTCCGGCCCGAACGGCGCCGACCCGCACCACGAGGCGGGCGACCGCACCATCGAGCGGGGCGACATGGTGGTGCTGGACTTCGGCGGGCTCATGCACGGCTACGGCTCCGACACCTCCCGTACGGTCCACGTCGGCGAACCCACCGCCGAGGAACAGCGGGTGCACGACATCGTCCGCGAGGCGCAGGACGCCGGATGCCGCGCGGTCCGGCCCGGGGTCCCGTGCCAGGACGTCGACCGGGCGGCCCGGACGGTCATCGCGGAGGCCGGATACGGCGAACGCTTCATCCACCGCACGGGCCACGGAATCGGCGTCACCACTCATGAGCCGCCGTACATGATCGAGGGCGAGGAACAGCCGCTGGTTCCGGGGATGTGCTTCTCGGTGGAACCGGGGATCTACCTGCCGGGCAGGTTCGGCGTCCGGATCGAGGACATCGTGACGGTCACGGAGGACGGGGGCCGCCGACTGAACGGCACGGCGAGGGAGTTGGCGGTCGTCGAGTAG
- a CDS encoding DUF6596 domain-containing protein codes for MNEVLLRSLTPSVLAILVRRGADFAAAEDAVQDALVEAVRVWPADLPRDPKGWLITVAWRRFLDATRADSARRRREDLVDEEPVPGPVPPVDDTLQLYFLCAHPSLTPSSAVALTLRAVGGLTTRQIAQAYLVPETTMAQRISRAKRTVSGVRFDRPGDVATVLRVLYLVFNEGYSGDVDLAAEAIRLTRQLAAAIDHPEVAGLLALMLLHHARRAARTSSDGSLIPLAEQDRGRWDTESIAEGVEILQAALARDRLGEFQAQAAIAALHADAPTPEQTDWVQIVEWYDELERLTDSPVVRLNRAVAVGEADGPRAGLAALGALDDSLPRHAAVAAYFHERDGDLATAARFYAEAAQKAPNLAERDHLTRQAARLNARRCH; via the coding sequence GTGAACGAGGTCCTGCTGCGGAGCCTCACACCGAGCGTGCTCGCGATCCTCGTCCGCCGCGGAGCCGATTTCGCGGCGGCCGAGGACGCCGTGCAGGACGCGCTGGTCGAGGCGGTCCGCGTCTGGCCGGCCGACCTGCCACGGGACCCGAAAGGCTGGCTGATCACCGTGGCCTGGCGCCGGTTCCTCGACGCGACCCGGGCGGACAGCGCCCGCCGCCGACGCGAGGACCTTGTCGACGAGGAGCCCGTGCCCGGTCCGGTGCCCCCGGTGGACGACACGCTCCAGCTCTACTTCCTGTGCGCCCACCCTTCGCTGACGCCGTCGTCCGCGGTCGCGCTCACGCTGCGTGCCGTCGGCGGACTGACCACCCGGCAGATCGCCCAGGCATACCTCGTGCCCGAGACGACCATGGCCCAGCGCATCAGCCGGGCCAAGCGCACCGTCTCCGGCGTGCGATTCGACCGGCCCGGCGACGTCGCCACCGTGCTGCGCGTCCTCTACCTGGTCTTCAACGAGGGCTACTCCGGCGACGTCGACCTCGCCGCGGAGGCCATCCGGCTCACCCGGCAGCTCGCGGCCGCGATCGACCACCCAGAGGTGGCGGGGCTGCTCGCACTCATGCTGCTCCACCACGCCAGGCGTGCCGCCCGGACCTCGTCCGACGGCAGTCTGATACCGCTCGCCGAGCAGGACCGGGGCCGGTGGGACACCGAGTCGATCGCGGAAGGCGTCGAGATCCTTCAGGCGGCCCTCGCCCGCGACCGGCTGGGCGAGTTCCAGGCTCAGGCCGCCATCGCGGCACTACACGCTGACGCGCCCACCCCCGAGCAGACCGACTGGGTGCAGATCGTCGAGTGGTACGACGAACTCGAGCGTCTGACCGACAGTCCGGTCGTCCGGCTCAACCGCGCCGTGGCCGTCGGCGAGGCCGACGGACCGCGCGCGGGCCTTGCGGCGCTTGGGGCGCTGGATGACTCACTGCCCCGCCACGCCGCAGTGGCGGCGTACTTCCACGAGCGTGACGGAGACCTGGCGACGGCGGCGCGGTTCTACGCCGAGGCGGCACAAAAGGCACCCAACCTCGCCGAGCGCGACCACCTGACGCGCCAGGCCGCCCGGCTCAATGCCCGACGGTGCCACTGA
- a CDS encoding helix-turn-helix transcriptional regulator, with protein sequence MNRKELDPEKSPSAAFGQRLRTLRDERGWTQDELGERMGCSGTHISAVETGRRPPTPRFAASADRAFGTGDRLERQGRAVWNTAILEGFPEFVAHEVRAAEIRLFELGIIPGLLQTPEYAAAITTGAVRRGAITEQQAEERLTLLAQRQASLERTPSPLVYVVLDESCIRRPVGGPGVMEKQLERLTAFAELPSTVVQVAPFDLGERRAFDLPVTLLTLADRSHIAYAESAQQGRLERDMRFVQPLVTAYHQMQAEALSQAASVAVIEQVRKGTP encoded by the coding sequence TTGAACCGGAAAGAGCTGGACCCTGAAAAGTCACCGAGTGCGGCCTTCGGGCAGCGTTTGCGCACGCTGCGGGATGAGCGCGGCTGGACACAGGACGAACTGGGGGAGCGCATGGGGTGCTCCGGGACGCACATTTCCGCCGTCGAAACTGGTCGTCGACCCCCAACTCCTCGCTTCGCGGCAAGTGCTGACAGGGCGTTCGGTACTGGGGACAGACTCGAACGCCAGGGTCGGGCTGTATGGAACACCGCAATACTTGAGGGCTTCCCGGAGTTCGTCGCCCATGAGGTACGTGCGGCGGAGATCAGGCTCTTCGAGCTCGGCATCATTCCGGGCTTGCTCCAGACGCCGGAGTACGCTGCCGCCATCACTACCGGCGCCGTGCGACGCGGAGCAATCACCGAGCAGCAGGCAGAAGAGCGGCTGACGCTCCTTGCTCAACGACAGGCATCCCTGGAGCGGACTCCCTCACCCTTGGTGTACGTCGTTCTTGATGAGAGCTGCATTCGGCGCCCGGTGGGTGGCCCCGGAGTCATGGAGAAACAGCTGGAACGGCTCACCGCGTTCGCCGAGCTTCCCTCAACCGTCGTACAGGTGGCCCCATTCGACCTCGGTGAGCGACGAGCGTTCGATCTGCCCGTAACGCTGCTGACTCTTGCCGACCGGTCTCATATTGCGTACGCCGAGTCTGCACAGCAAGGGCGTCTGGAGCGCGATATGAGGTTCGTGCAGCCTCTGGTAACGGCCTACCATCAGATGCAAGCCGAAGCGCTGTCCCAGGCGGCATCCGTAGCCGTGATCGAGCAGGTACGAAAGGGCACCCCGTGA